Proteins encoded within one genomic window of Oncorhynchus nerka isolate Pitt River linkage group LG17, Oner_Uvic_2.0, whole genome shotgun sequence:
- the cracd gene encoding capping protein inhibiting regulator of actin dynamics: MATDASETHLEVTVSESPERRRQGKFQPFRRLFGRRKKREAAGRGFDAVELKASFSTGEVCNGVVSDDEETNQHLRELNPIGSRALSHDSVFIPEEAVQEPSPEHTMSQENVSDKVRNLQRQIAQNIKFGQRPPSLRKSEGDEGSSDEEEVPRSPLKVLAQVEAEPVDTETKGASLSQGPSQSQGPSQSHGAAQAGTPSTPLKSPRSKRVLPATGTIESIDLDGVPQSVPRLDNTAAKHKLSVKPKNQRISRKHRRFTLDLQEVDIPGILQEETDAADVQYRTAEEETPPEKTKKQKLQEDERQESRRKRELAEQRHREEEEDRKKKAEEWRLRELEEERCRQQEEELIRKEEEERRQGEEMERRMKEEEERRIREEEERRQRELEVMRIREEEERTQREEERRMREELELMQREEEQRTLEEEKRRKEEEERMRKEEEERKQHELEAERLCVEEEKRLKEAEEEEERKKKQVEEKRKLLAEEEEEKRLCAEVAASSSDPERKRRAEEVRWREMEERQRPFTFKVSSGEKQILFQKVNLTPVTPASSQQGGAVTEHKEGVKASSPGGADSPSLPSSQYVPHTAILVTGAQLCGTAVNLDHIKETACKSLLGLADEKKAAMGTPPPTKSKTSPDRKSGKTKSLSDSTDQSSAAVLAEWASIRSKIFKGAGEGKYEEYPDHQSQSRPSSEDQSPFLHSNLRKTMSASAKFSITPARKKFADSNRNSEVLSQEEKEGGRPASAVSDTSSSASVPPAASPAPDSKTQSRGGKTVRIADGTGECMFAKDLPSFIVPSSSQASPRPKGSETDTGSLGGESEDSDGREEGEEKGQPSPFGIKLRRTNYSLRFHSDQSTDKRKKRYSAGDSFDGVPSPLTPIDRDSDASVFSNSSSPASPLRESIPGVKPGHVIVSLPEPRAKAGKSPTPSMHSEGEKLPSKPSLYQRPSTSPKPATPPPSPLPKVGRESSSDTVVQRSWVEADSAGHEERGERRREETSAVAQLHRNGQGQSQGQGEGEPKEKRSFFPSISIPWREKADRKTELIRREGKPSLQSRHSLDSTRVQDKESGPLWITLALQKQKGFREQQQSRDERRSHREAKLSEKQTKDKDSDVLLSPMEGKGSRNTNPPKPQTPEEAKRPDTLLGRLERRDLLKKANTLPSSVTVEIADPTPSPPAVKELTKRFPSTDSPQVSTEPAWLALAKRKAKAWSDCPQIIK, translated from the exons ATGGCTACGGACGCCAGTGAAACTCATTTAGAGGTAACCGTATCCGAAAGCCCAG AGAGGCGACGGCAGGGCAAATTCCAGCCGTTCCGACGCCTGTtcgggaggaggaagaagagggaggcaGCGGGGAGGGGCTTTGATGCAGTAGAGCTGAAGGCTAGCTTCTCCACAGGGGAAGTGTGCAACGGAGTCGTCTCAGATGATGAGGAGACCAATCAACATCTGAG GGAGCTGAACCCCATTGGCTCCCGAGCCCTCTCCCACGACAGTGTGTTTATCCCAGAGGAAGCAGTACAGGAGCCCAGTCCAGAACATACCATGTCCCAGGAAAACGTCTCCGATAAAGTCAGGAACCTGCAG AGGCAGATAGCACAGAATATCAAGTTTGGCCAGAGGCCCCCCTCTCTGAGGAAGAGTGAGGGAGACGAGGGCagctcagatgaagaggaggtgcCCAGGAGCCCCCTGAAGGTCTTAGCCCAGGTGGAAGCTGAGCCAGTGGACACAGAGACAAAG GGGGCCAGCCTGAGCCaagggcccagccagagccaagggcccagccagagccacgGAGCTGCCCAGGCCGGGACTCCAAGTACTCCATTGAAATCTCCTAGGTCCAAACGAGTTCTTCCAGCCACCGGTACCATCGAGTCCATCGACCTAGACGGAGTCCCCCAGTCTGTCCCTAGACTGGACAACACCGCTGCCAAGCATAAACTGTCAGTCAAACCCAAAAACCAGAGGATCTCCCGCAAGCACCGCCGATTCACACTG GATTTGCAAGAGGTGGATATCCCTGGCATACTGCAGGAGGAAACAGATGCCGCCGACGTCCAATACAGAACCGCTGAGGAAGAGACACCCCCAGAGAAAACTAAGAAGCAGAAACTGCAGGAGGACGAGAGACAGGAGTccaggaggaagagagagctgGCAGAACAAAGGcacagagaggaagaagaggatagGAAGAAGAaagcagaggagtggaggctgcgtgagttagaggaggagagatgtcGCCAACAGGAGGAGGAACTTATTcgcaaagaggaggaggaaagaaggcagggagaggagatggagaggaggatgaaagaagaagaggaaaggaggattagggaggaagaagaaaggagacagagagaactggAAGTGATGAGaatcagagaggaagaagagaggacacagagagaagaagagagaaggatgagggagGAATTGGAGCTTATGCAgcgagaggaggagcagaggacactggaggaagagaaaaggaggaaagaggaagaggaaagaatgaggaaagaggaagaggagaggaagcagcacGAACTGGAGGCAGAGCGTCTCTGTGTCGAGGAGGAAAAGAGACTGAAAGAggcagaagaagaggaggaaaggaagaaaaAGCAggtggaagaaaagagaaaactgcttgcagaggaggaggaggagaagagactgtGTGCAGAAGTGGCTGCGAGCAGCTCTGACCCTGAAAGGAAGAGGAGGGCGGAGGAGGTGcgctggagagagatggaggagagacaaagGCCGTTCACCTTCAAAGTGTCCTCTGGGGAGAAGCAGATTCTGTTCCAGAAGGTCAACCTGACGCCTGTTACGCCGGCCTCCAGCCAGCAGGGGGGCGCTGTGACTGAACACAAAGAGGGAGTCAAGGCCTCGTCCCCTGGAGGAGCTGACTCCCCATCCCTCCCGTCCTCTCAGTATGTCCCCCACACAGCCATCCTGGTGACGGGTGCCCAGCTCTGTGGGACTGCTGTCAACCTGGACCATATCAAAGAAACAGCTTGTAAGTCTCTCCTGGGTCTGGCAGATGAAAAGAAAGCTGCCATGGGCACCCCACCACCAACCAAGAGCAAGACTTCACCAGACCGCAAGTCTGGGAAAACCAAATCCCTCAGCGATTCCACAGACCAGTCCAGTGCAGCCGTCCTTGCAGAGTGGGCCAGTATCCGCTCCAAGATATTCAAGGGGGCGGGGGAGGGAAAGTATGAGGAATACCCAGACCACCAGAGCCAGAGCCGACCCAGCAGTGAGGACCAGAGTCCGTTCCTCCATAGCAACCTCAGGAAGACCATGTCCGCCAGCGCCAAGTTCTCCATCACCCCGGCCAGGAAGAAGTTTGCCGACTCAAACAGGAACTCTGAGGTGTTGAGtcaggaagagaaggaaggaggaaggcCAGCATCTGCTGTCTCCGACACCTCCTCCAGTGCCTCTGTTCCCCCTGCAGCTTCACCAGCCCCAGACAGCAAGACCCAGAGCCGGGGCGGTAAGACTGTCCGGATTGCAGATGGAACAGGGGAGTGCATGTTTGCCAAAGACCTCCCATCTTTCATAGTCCCCAGCTCTTCCCAGGCCTCACCCAGACCCAAGGGCTCTGAGACAGATACTGGGAGCCTGGGAGGAGAATCAGAGGACTCTGATGgccgggaggagggggaggagaagggccAGCCATCTCCGTTTGGGATCAAGCTGAGGAGGACCAACTACTCCCTCCGCTTCCACAGTGATCAGTCGACAGACAAGAGGAAGAAGAGGTACAGTGCCGGCGACAGCTTTGACGGGGTCCCCTCACCTCTGACCCCCATTGACCGCGACTCTGACGCCTCAGTGTTCTCTAATAGCTCCAGCCCTGCATCTCCACTCAGAGAGAGCATTCCTGGGGTCAAGCCTGGACATGTGATTGTATCTCTTCCAGAGCCCCGGGCCAAAGCAGGCAAGTCTCCCACCCCTTCCATGCACAGCGAGGGGGAGAAGCTGCCGTCCAAACCCTCACTTTACCAGAGACCCAGCACATCCCCTAAACCTGcaacccctcccccctctccactccccaaAGTGGGCAGAGAGAGTTCCAGTGACACAGTGGTCCAGAGGAGCTGGGTGGAGGCTGATTCAGCTGGCCATGAGGAgcgaggtgagaggaggagggaggagacctCAGCTGTGGCCCAGCTCCACAGGAACGGCCAGGGACAGAGCCAGGGCCAGGGGGAGGGGGAGCCCAAGGAGAAGAGGTCCTTCTTCCCCTCCATCAGTATCCCCTGGAGGGAGAAGGCTGACAGGAAGACGGAGCTCATCAGAAGAG AGGGAAAGCCATCACTGCAGAGTAGGCACTCATTGGACAGTACGCGGGTCCAGGACAAGGAGTCAGGGCCTCTGTGGATCACGCTAGCGCTGCAGAAACAGAAAGGCTTCAGGGAGCAGCAGCAGAGCCGAGACGAACGCCGCAGCCACAGAGAGGCCAAACTGTCTGAGAAGCAAACCAAGGACAAAGACAGC GATGTGTTGCTTAGTCCTATGGAGGGTAAGGGGAGTAGAAACACCAACCCTCCCAAACCACAGACACCGGAGGAAGCTAAGAGACCAGACACCCTCCTGGGCCGCTTGGAGCGCCGGGACCTCCTGAAGAAAGCCAACACCCTGCCCAGCTCTGTCACAG TTGAGATTGCAGACCCCACTCCATCGCCCCCTGCGGTGAAGGAGTTGACCAAGCGCTTCCCATCCACTGACTCTCCCCAGGTGTCCACTGAGCCGGCCTGGCTGGCTCTGGCCAAGCGCAAGGCTAAAGCCTGGAGTGACTGCCCTCAGATCATCAAAtaa
- the aasdh gene encoding beta-alanine-activating enzyme isoform X1 has translation MFRIHPEMATKTLQDMVLAASSLHSGKIAVTFDKGITEGGPMLLYYHELVALGNELTLFLQIQCVQNTRAIALYCQPDINLPVWILGILQLPAAYVPLDPDAPALLSARVMKQCGLKYCVLQSDLLQQFQMAFSNLMSIEVCAVWSAHNLTLVLVQHRPNAARKEEPNADLFTPAAVPESASQGALAYILHTSGTTGLPKTVRVPHKCIVPNILHLRSLFQMTPDDVVFLASPLTFDPSVVEIFLALSSGARLLIVPTAIKRMPNRLAHVLFKKHKTTVLQVTPTLLGRFRRRVLQEEVLSAGSSLRVLALGGEACPSLALLRSWRQQGNCTHIYNIYGITEVSCWACCYHLPESLLQSTDMAESSVPLGPPLMETTVELRDEDGCVITQGEGQVFIGGMDRVCLLDDEVTVAPGTMRSTGDWVQIRDTHLYFLGRRDRLVKRHGQRLHLDTLQQVVMSLPQVEACAVGLYEGSRLVAFVVACSTSGEQKATHSSSPVEHQVEHLEETAPSTRGLQKAILHRLSQVLPSHSVPDTLVLVPALPLSSHGKVSMGELMKIYQRQRAGSESHSALGDMETLRERLQSLWRETLGLTEDEAIQEDSNFLLSGGDSLQALRLCDDITTVVGVTSSGLLEVILDGSFSDILRHVTIATLAFPSEHSRTSHPVSMKRLADPVSSAQPKRQHTDPYSTTAAEWPLGVVVSSLKKAVRCTVVRRAGEVVEMGQSDSLRTNENSYSDSEGPIKRTRNTQEKGANESIESNHSQTFGSNKWTESNHSQAVETNDPSASSVTPPSREAGGLGLVVSWESDTGRCVDASPVLLVQRGADGSSGGTRATVFIGSHSHRMQALDLTTGGLLWERVLGDRIESSSAVSQCGRLVVVGCYDGGVYFLCVESGETQWVFETGDAVKSCPTVDPLTGLVMVGSHDGHVYALDPQVRQCVWKRHCGCGAVFSSPCLHPSLRQLYVATLGGHLLCLNPDTGAVLWTYSRKTPFFSSPSCSSGHIIIGSVDGNICCFSHTGEMVWQYVTNGPVFSSPCITPDKQRVVCGSHDGCVYCLNCTDGSLVWRYQTPSRVYSSPCVFDGSAWGKEGTLVGLASTDGTLCILDGEDGTLRASLSLLGELFSSPVVWERSLVVGCRNDFVYCVAPTGELK, from the exons ATGTTCCGTATTCACCCGGAGATGGCAACGAAAACACTACAAGACATGGTGCTCGCAGCTTCCTCTTTGCATAGTGGCAAAATAGCTGTCACATTTGACAAGGGAATAACAGAAGGAGGTCCTATGTTGCTTTATTACCACGAACTTGTTGCTCTTGGAAATGAATTAACACTTTTTCTAcagatacagtgtgtgcaaaatacAAGAGCAATTGCATTATATTGTCAGCCAGATATCAACCTTCCTGTGTGGATTCTGGG CATCCTCCAGTTACCTGCTGCGTATGTACCACTGGACCCAGATGCCCCAGCACTCTTGTCTGCCCGTGTCATGAAGCAGTGTGGGCTGAAGTACTGTGTTCTACAGAGTGACCTGTTGCAG cAATTCCAGATGGCATTTTCCAACCTCATGTCTATAGAGGTGTGTGCAGTGTGGTCTGCTCACAACCTAACCCTCGTACTAGTACAGCACAGACCAAATGCAGCACGTAAAGAAGAGCCGAATGCTGACCTTTTCACTCCTGCTGCAGTTCCAGAGAGTGCCAGCCAGGGGGCACTGgcatatatattacacacatctGGAACCACAGGGCTTCCCAAGACCGTAAGGGTACCACATAAGTGTATAGTGCCCAATATACTGCACCTCCG ATCTCTGTTTCAGATGACACCAGATGATGTGGTGTTCCTGGCCTCTCCCCTGACTTTTGACCCTTCAGTGGTGGAGATATTTTTGGCGTTGTCATCAGGGGCACGTCTCCTCATCGTCCCCACTGCGATTAAGAGAATGCCCAACAGACTGGCTCATGTGCTGTTTAAGAAACACAAAACGACCGTCTTACAG GTGACGCCTACTCTGCTTGGGCGTTTTAGAAGGCGTGTGCTACAGGAAGAGGTCCTCTCTGCTGGCTCTTCTCTGCGTGTGTTAGCACTAGGGGGCGAGGCCTGTCCCTCCCTAGCCCTGCTCCGTAGCTGGAGGCAGCAGGGGAACTGCACTCACATCTACAACATCTACGGCATCACTGAGGTTTCCTGCTGGGCCTGCTGCTACCACTTACCAGAGAGCCTCCTGCAGTCTACTGACAT GGCTGAATCCTCTGTGCCGCTGGGTCCTCCCCTGATGGAGACCACCGTGGAGCTAAGAGATGAGGATGGCTGCGTCATCACTCAGGGGGAAGGACAGGTGTttataggtgggatggacaggGTGTGCCTTCTAGATGACGAGGTGACTGTTGCTCCTGGTACAATGCGGTCCACAGGAGACTGGGTGCAGATTAGAGACACACATCTCTACTTCCTCGGGAGGCGGGACCGACTGGTCAAACGCCATGGACAGCGGCTGCATCTGGACACCTTACAGCAA GTTGTAATGAGTCTACCCCAGGTGGAGGCATGTGCTGTGGGTCTGTATGAGGGGTCTCGGCTGGTGGCCTTTGTCGTAGCCTGCTCTACGTCTGGAGAACAAAAGGCAACCCATTCCTCCTCCCCTGTAGAGCACCAGGTAGAGCATCTTGAAGAGACTGCCCCCTCAACTAGAGGCCTACAGAAGGCCATCCTCCACAGGTTGTCTCAGGTCCTACCCAGTCACAGTGTTCCAGACACCCTAGTCCTGGTCCCGGCCCTACCACTATCCTCACATG GGAAAGTGTCTATGGGTGAACTTATGAAGATctaccagagacagagagcaggttCAGAGTCCCATAGTGCACTGGGGGACAtggagacactgagagagagactccAGTCTCTGTGGAGG GAGACTTTAGGTCTAACGGAGGATGAAGCCATCCAGGAGGACTCCAACTTCCTGTTAAGTGGAGGCGACTCTCTGCAGGCCCTGCGTCTCTGTGATGACATCACCACTGTCGTTGGAGTGACCTCATCAGGGCTTCTGGAGGTTATCCTGGACGGATCCTTCTCAGACATACTGCGCCATGTTACCATAGCAACACTGGCTTTCCCATCTGAGCACAGCCGGACATCCCATCCTGTGTCCATGAAACGCCTAGCAGACCCTGTCTCCTCAGCACAACCCAAGAGACAGCATACAGACCCCTACTCTACAACAGCTGCAGAATGGCCtctgggagttgtagtttcttCTTTGAAGAAGGCTGTAAGATGTACAGTGGTAAGGAGAGCAGGGGAGGTTGTAGAGATGGGTCAGTCAGACTCTTTGAGGACCAATGAAAACTCCTACTCAGACTCAGAGGGACCAATCAAAAGAACGAGAAATACACAGGAAAAAGGAGCCAATGAGAGTATAGAATCCAACCACTCCCAGACATTTGGATCCAATAAGTGGACAGAAAGCAACCATTCCCAGGCTGTGGAAACCAATGATCCCAGTGCTAGCAGTGTTACCCCTCCCTCCAGAGAGGCTGGTGGTCTGGGGCTGGTGGTGAGCTGGGAGTCAGACACAGGGAGGTGTGTAGACGCCTCTCCAGTCCTGCTGGTCCAGAGAGGAGCGGACGGGTCCTCAGGAGGCACCAGGGCCACAGTGTTCATTGGCTCCCATTCCCACAGGATGCAGGCCCTGGACCTGACCACCGGGGGTCTGCTGTGGGAAAGGGTTTTAGGGGACAGGATCGAGTCCTCTTCTGCTGTGTCCCAATGTGGAAGACTCGTCGTGGTTG GGTGCtatgatggtggtgtgtatttccTGTGTGTGGAGTCTGGGGAGACACAGTGGGTGTTTGAGACTGGAGACGCAGTGAAGAGCTGTCCTACTGTGGACCCTCTCACAGGCCTAGTGATGGTGGGGTCGCATGATGGCCACGTCTATGCCCTCGACccacag GTTCGGCAGTGTGTTTGGAAGCGCCACTGTGGGTGTGGGGCGGTGTTCTCCTcaccctgtctccacccctctctcaggCAGCTGTATGTAGCCACCCTCGGAGGACATCTCCTCTGTCTCAATCCT GACACTGGTGCTGTCCTGTGGACATATTCCAGGAAGACTCCATTCTTCTCCTCACCAAGCTGCTCCTCAGGTCACATCATCATCGGCTCTGTGGATGGAAACATCTGCTGCTTCAGTCACACAGGGGAAATG GTCTGGCAGTATGTGACCAATGGACCAGTTTTCTCATCCCCCTGCATCACACCAGACAAGCAGAGGGTTGTGTGTGGGTCACATGACGGGTGTGTGTACTGTCTGAACTGTACTGACGGCTCATTGGTGTGGCGCTATCAGACCCCCAGCAGGGTGTACTCCAGCCCCTGTGTGTTTGACGGGTCAGCCTGGGGTAAGGAGGGTACATTGGTCGGCCTGGCCTCCACAGacgggaccctgtgtattctggatgGAGAGGATGGGACCTTgagagcatctctctctctgctcggggagctgttctcctctcctgtggTGTGGGAGCGCTCCCTGGTGGTGGGATGTCGCAATGACTTTGTGTATTGTGTGGCGCCGACAGGGGAGCTCAAATAG
- the aasdh gene encoding beta-alanine-activating enzyme isoform X2: MQHVKKSRMLTFSLLLQFQRVPARGHWHIYYTHLEPQGFPRPSLFQMTPDDVVFLASPLTFDPSVVEIFLALSSGARLLIVPTAIKRMPNRLAHVLFKKHKTTVLQVTPTLLGRFRRRVLQEEVLSAGSSLRVLALGGEACPSLALLRSWRQQGNCTHIYNIYGITEVSCWACCYHLPESLLQSTDMAESSVPLGPPLMETTVELRDEDGCVITQGEGQVFIGGMDRVCLLDDEVTVAPGTMRSTGDWVQIRDTHLYFLGRRDRLVKRHGQRLHLDTLQQVVMSLPQVEACAVGLYEGSRLVAFVVACSTSGEQKATHSSSPVEHQVEHLEETAPSTRGLQKAILHRLSQVLPSHSVPDTLVLVPALPLSSHGKVSMGELMKIYQRQRAGSESHSALGDMETLRERLQSLWRETLGLTEDEAIQEDSNFLLSGGDSLQALRLCDDITTVVGVTSSGLLEVILDGSFSDILRHVTIATLAFPSEHSRTSHPVSMKRLADPVSSAQPKRQHTDPYSTTAAEWPLGVVVSSLKKAVRCTVVRRAGEVVEMGQSDSLRTNENSYSDSEGPIKRTRNTQEKGANESIESNHSQTFGSNKWTESNHSQAVETNDPSASSVTPPSREAGGLGLVVSWESDTGRCVDASPVLLVQRGADGSSGGTRATVFIGSHSHRMQALDLTTGGLLWERVLGDRIESSSAVSQCGRLVVVGCYDGGVYFLCVESGETQWVFETGDAVKSCPTVDPLTGLVMVGSHDGHVYALDPQVRQCVWKRHCGCGAVFSSPCLHPSLRQLYVATLGGHLLCLNPDTGAVLWTYSRKTPFFSSPSCSSGHIIIGSVDGNICCFSHTGEMVWQYVTNGPVFSSPCITPDKQRVVCGSHDGCVYCLNCTDGSLVWRYQTPSRVYSSPCVFDGSAWGKEGTLVGLASTDGTLCILDGEDGTLRASLSLLGELFSSPVVWERSLVVGCRNDFVYCVAPTGELK, encoded by the exons ATGCAGCACGTAAAGAAGAGCCGAATGCTGACCTTTTCACTCCTGCTGCAGTTCCAGAGAGTGCCAGCCAGGGGGCACTGgcatatatattacacacatctGGAACCACAGGGCTTCCCAAGACC ATCTCTGTTTCAGATGACACCAGATGATGTGGTGTTCCTGGCCTCTCCCCTGACTTTTGACCCTTCAGTGGTGGAGATATTTTTGGCGTTGTCATCAGGGGCACGTCTCCTCATCGTCCCCACTGCGATTAAGAGAATGCCCAACAGACTGGCTCATGTGCTGTTTAAGAAACACAAAACGACCGTCTTACAG GTGACGCCTACTCTGCTTGGGCGTTTTAGAAGGCGTGTGCTACAGGAAGAGGTCCTCTCTGCTGGCTCTTCTCTGCGTGTGTTAGCACTAGGGGGCGAGGCCTGTCCCTCCCTAGCCCTGCTCCGTAGCTGGAGGCAGCAGGGGAACTGCACTCACATCTACAACATCTACGGCATCACTGAGGTTTCCTGCTGGGCCTGCTGCTACCACTTACCAGAGAGCCTCCTGCAGTCTACTGACAT GGCTGAATCCTCTGTGCCGCTGGGTCCTCCCCTGATGGAGACCACCGTGGAGCTAAGAGATGAGGATGGCTGCGTCATCACTCAGGGGGAAGGACAGGTGTttataggtgggatggacaggGTGTGCCTTCTAGATGACGAGGTGACTGTTGCTCCTGGTACAATGCGGTCCACAGGAGACTGGGTGCAGATTAGAGACACACATCTCTACTTCCTCGGGAGGCGGGACCGACTGGTCAAACGCCATGGACAGCGGCTGCATCTGGACACCTTACAGCAA GTTGTAATGAGTCTACCCCAGGTGGAGGCATGTGCTGTGGGTCTGTATGAGGGGTCTCGGCTGGTGGCCTTTGTCGTAGCCTGCTCTACGTCTGGAGAACAAAAGGCAACCCATTCCTCCTCCCCTGTAGAGCACCAGGTAGAGCATCTTGAAGAGACTGCCCCCTCAACTAGAGGCCTACAGAAGGCCATCCTCCACAGGTTGTCTCAGGTCCTACCCAGTCACAGTGTTCCAGACACCCTAGTCCTGGTCCCGGCCCTACCACTATCCTCACATG GGAAAGTGTCTATGGGTGAACTTATGAAGATctaccagagacagagagcaggttCAGAGTCCCATAGTGCACTGGGGGACAtggagacactgagagagagactccAGTCTCTGTGGAGG GAGACTTTAGGTCTAACGGAGGATGAAGCCATCCAGGAGGACTCCAACTTCCTGTTAAGTGGAGGCGACTCTCTGCAGGCCCTGCGTCTCTGTGATGACATCACCACTGTCGTTGGAGTGACCTCATCAGGGCTTCTGGAGGTTATCCTGGACGGATCCTTCTCAGACATACTGCGCCATGTTACCATAGCAACACTGGCTTTCCCATCTGAGCACAGCCGGACATCCCATCCTGTGTCCATGAAACGCCTAGCAGACCCTGTCTCCTCAGCACAACCCAAGAGACAGCATACAGACCCCTACTCTACAACAGCTGCAGAATGGCCtctgggagttgtagtttcttCTTTGAAGAAGGCTGTAAGATGTACAGTGGTAAGGAGAGCAGGGGAGGTTGTAGAGATGGGTCAGTCAGACTCTTTGAGGACCAATGAAAACTCCTACTCAGACTCAGAGGGACCAATCAAAAGAACGAGAAATACACAGGAAAAAGGAGCCAATGAGAGTATAGAATCCAACCACTCCCAGACATTTGGATCCAATAAGTGGACAGAAAGCAACCATTCCCAGGCTGTGGAAACCAATGATCCCAGTGCTAGCAGTGTTACCCCTCCCTCCAGAGAGGCTGGTGGTCTGGGGCTGGTGGTGAGCTGGGAGTCAGACACAGGGAGGTGTGTAGACGCCTCTCCAGTCCTGCTGGTCCAGAGAGGAGCGGACGGGTCCTCAGGAGGCACCAGGGCCACAGTGTTCATTGGCTCCCATTCCCACAGGATGCAGGCCCTGGACCTGACCACCGGGGGTCTGCTGTGGGAAAGGGTTTTAGGGGACAGGATCGAGTCCTCTTCTGCTGTGTCCCAATGTGGAAGACTCGTCGTGGTTG GGTGCtatgatggtggtgtgtatttccTGTGTGTGGAGTCTGGGGAGACACAGTGGGTGTTTGAGACTGGAGACGCAGTGAAGAGCTGTCCTACTGTGGACCCTCTCACAGGCCTAGTGATGGTGGGGTCGCATGATGGCCACGTCTATGCCCTCGACccacag GTTCGGCAGTGTGTTTGGAAGCGCCACTGTGGGTGTGGGGCGGTGTTCTCCTcaccctgtctccacccctctctcaggCAGCTGTATGTAGCCACCCTCGGAGGACATCTCCTCTGTCTCAATCCT GACACTGGTGCTGTCCTGTGGACATATTCCAGGAAGACTCCATTCTTCTCCTCACCAAGCTGCTCCTCAGGTCACATCATCATCGGCTCTGTGGATGGAAACATCTGCTGCTTCAGTCACACAGGGGAAATG GTCTGGCAGTATGTGACCAATGGACCAGTTTTCTCATCCCCCTGCATCACACCAGACAAGCAGAGGGTTGTGTGTGGGTCACATGACGGGTGTGTGTACTGTCTGAACTGTACTGACGGCTCATTGGTGTGGCGCTATCAGACCCCCAGCAGGGTGTACTCCAGCCCCTGTGTGTTTGACGGGTCAGCCTGGGGTAAGGAGGGTACATTGGTCGGCCTGGCCTCCACAGacgggaccctgtgtattctggatgGAGAGGATGGGACCTTgagagcatctctctctctgctcggggagctgttctcctctcctgtggTGTGGGAGCGCTCCCTGGTGGTGGGATGTCGCAATGACTTTGTGTATTGTGTGGCGCCGACAGGGGAGCTCAAATAG